One genomic segment of Paraburkholderia hospita includes these proteins:
- a CDS encoding MFS transporter, with amino-acid sequence MQQPLEETSGGVRAQARDADADVVWYRSINRQQWSALAASNLGWFFDGYETYALVLTVGVALGQLLEPAAHAQIPFYAGLVIALTLLGWGIGGLVGGILTDYIGRKRMMMLAILAYSLTTGLSAFAWDWTSFAALRFIVGLAMGSEWATGTAMTAEIWPDRHRGKGAGLMQCGLGMGFFIASLIWLFMSGTGVHAWRYMYLIGVLPGLATLWMRAGIPESKQWERVNAQRKATLERKRAGASLDDREQALARFTLSDLLADPKLRRRTWIAVLMSLSTTLGWWGISTWVPPYIGAVAAHAGLHADRWASFAGMAYNVGAIAGYIGLGFLADAYGRKRITCLFFAMAFIITPVLFMWTHDVALLLAVACVSGFFSLGQYTWMPTWLPELYPTRVRGTAIALCFNVPRFLAWTGPLVAGTLIARFGGYGHAAVTVGFIYLVGLVLAPWLPETRGKPLPEQV; translated from the coding sequence ATGCAGCAACCCCTGGAGGAGACGTCCGGCGGCGTGCGCGCGCAGGCACGCGACGCGGACGCGGATGTCGTGTGGTATCGCTCGATCAACCGCCAGCAGTGGAGCGCGCTCGCCGCGTCCAATCTCGGCTGGTTCTTCGACGGCTATGAGACGTATGCGCTGGTGCTTACCGTGGGCGTCGCGCTCGGCCAGTTGCTCGAGCCGGCCGCGCACGCGCAGATTCCGTTCTATGCGGGGCTCGTGATCGCGCTGACGCTGCTCGGCTGGGGCATCGGCGGGCTCGTCGGCGGCATACTGACCGACTACATCGGCCGCAAGCGGATGATGATGCTCGCGATTCTCGCCTACTCGCTCACGACGGGCCTGAGCGCATTCGCGTGGGACTGGACGTCGTTTGCGGCACTGCGCTTTATCGTCGGCCTCGCAATGGGCTCCGAGTGGGCCACGGGCACAGCGATGACAGCCGAAATCTGGCCCGACCGCCATCGTGGCAAAGGCGCCGGACTCATGCAATGCGGACTCGGCATGGGCTTTTTCATCGCGTCGCTGATATGGCTTTTCATGAGCGGCACGGGCGTTCACGCGTGGCGCTACATGTATCTGATCGGCGTGCTGCCCGGACTCGCGACGCTGTGGATGCGCGCGGGCATTCCCGAATCGAAGCAATGGGAGCGCGTAAACGCGCAGCGCAAGGCCACGCTCGAACGCAAGAGAGCGGGCGCGTCGCTCGACGACCGCGAACAGGCGCTCGCGCGCTTCACGCTGAGTGATCTGCTCGCCGACCCGAAGCTGCGCCGCAGAACGTGGATCGCAGTGTTGATGTCGCTCAGCACGACGCTTGGCTGGTGGGGCATTTCGACGTGGGTGCCGCCTTATATCGGCGCTGTAGCGGCGCATGCCGGTCTGCATGCCGACCGGTGGGCCAGCTTCGCGGGCATGGCCTACAACGTTGGCGCGATCGCGGGCTATATCGGCCTCGGTTTTCTCGCCGACGCCTACGGACGCAAGCGCATCACTTGCCTGTTCTTCGCGATGGCGTTCATCATCACGCCCGTGCTCTTCATGTGGACGCACGATGTCGCGTTGCTGCTCGCGGTCGCCTGCGTGTCGGGCTTCTTCAGTCTCGGCCAGTACACGTGGATGCCGACGTGGCTGCCGGAACTCTATCCGACGCGCGTGCGCGGCACCGCGATCGCGTTGTGTTTCAATGTTCCGCGTTTTCTCGCATGGACGGGGCCGCTTGTCGCCGGCACGCTGATCGCCCGCTTCGGCGGCTATGGTCATGCGGCCGTGACGGTCGGCTTCATCTATCTCGTCGGTCTG